The nucleotide window TAAAGTGTGCGTGCGTGCCAACAGCAGAACTTGTAACCTATCATTGCACATGTATTAGGTCTCCGTTAGATTATGCTTGTCCTGCCTTCCACTATGCTTTACATACGTATGTAAATACTTTCAAGTCGAGCTAGAGAAAACGCAAAGAAAGGCCCTCTCATCTATTTTTCCCAGGGTGCATTACTCAGACGCCTTCAGCTTGCAGGGCTAGAGCCCTTTGGGGCCTACCAGTAGAGCTTTACAGAACAGCTATTTTAATGTCTTATAAGTAATCCTTCTTGCAAGATTTTTAGCCTCCTAGCTTCCTCCTCCATTTTAGTTGAGGAAGCAGGGGAGGTTTGCTCAACCAATTGTTAAGACCCAAAGATTTGGGAAATCTTTCATTATCAAGAGCTCGAAAGAAGCAGTTTATTGACTAAGGAACATTTTTGTTTAGTAGATAATGATATAATTTATTGCATGTTTGATTATGATTGTAAAGAGGCGCAATTCAGTTTTTACCGCAATGTTTCTTCATAAAGCACAGTCTATATAGTCAATATATGTATATGTCTATATATAATGCTGGTTAATTTTCACCATCGAAATGTGACTTCTAATCTGAGTATCTGCCTTTGCAGCCGACGTCATCGAAGGCAATGGAGGTTCGAAGTTTCAGTGGGCCACGGAATTGGAAGAACGGAACAAACTTTGGAAGGCCAGGCACAATGCGTGGTATGCGGATATGGCGCTCAGACCTGGATGTAAGGTAACAATCTGTTTCTCAGATATGAAAACCAAATCGGAGGTGTTTTTGGCTAATCACAACGTTCGCAGACAATCGCGTCCGCTAGCAAGCTCTGTGGGGGAATAGGTCGGGGTGACCCCCTGGAGAGCCTGCTCGCGGGCTACAGGCAATCCACTGAACGATCAAAGTGCAAGGCGAGTATTGGTATAGTCGGCCTAAAGCGCAGGAACTTGTGTGTTAGCATCaaacaaattttgcttttgGTTCTGATAGACCAAATCGGCCAACttaatgttgtacccaattcaaaccttttaggaatgaaacattttgtttcaggaatttcgaTAGCATTTAAGTGTAATGTCACATCATAAGGCAAatacaacacacaaagaatcttaaccccgggagatttagtctccttcgcagccgttattcgggtagtcacgtaacgctcctccccaactaatggctgctcactcgagctctgcattcctttccttaagttgaccaataaggatcaggcttccatatcttggaaacctagacctttggcggcaaatgtaacgagaaatatgattggtgccgctgctaacagttacatgcatgttgttggttctcagtaacaaaggtaaaggaatgcagagctcgagtgagcagccgttagttggggaggagcattgcgtgacgaccctaataacggctgcgaaggagactacgggagatctgaattgggtacaacactgagttagccgattaggtctattggcTGAGAAAGTGTTGCAAAATTCTGAAGACAATCAGCTAGCTTAGTAATTGGAAAGCAGGTCTATTTCGAGGCCTGATGAAAATTACGGGGCAGTTAAAGACAGCCAACTTTATCGATTGTTTGTATCACAAGCTCTCACTGATTACATGAATCCTTGTCAGGGTGTGTCAACCGATGTTTGCGTACCAATTTCAAGACTTCCTGAAATCATTGTGGAAACTAAGGCCGATATCGCAGCATCAAATATAACAGGCAAGTGCTTGAGTTTCCCTCAATTACTGTCATTAGTGTGCGCCTACTATTACTGTTTTACACTTTGAGCTGAAATATACTACAAAAATCAGTTGAAAGTAACAGAGGGCCTTGGAACGGATAAACTAACCTTGCTTACGTTATGATGGAAGGAAGGGTTTtaagtagtagataaaatatgagctaGAGATCTGtgtagacctctttcataatggcgatcaaattttagtattattttgttttaatgttaatAAGCCTTGttagcctcgctgccatgggcacaattcaaaaaatatatttcaaccaaagtgaggccagtatgTCTAATTAACAAAAATACAAAGGGATGATAgtatgtgccgccatttatgaaagtgggcTATGGGCATTTACAATGGCGAGCCGAAGACGAGCCATTGAAAACCGTACAGATCGGACGTACAGGTCGTACCATACAGGTCGGGCGCAAATATTTTATCGTACTTGTGAAATAATAGGAGAGATATGTATGAAATGTTAGTACagctgattaataattcatcaaccccagttgaATTGTGTTGGGGTTtgcagaggtgcacatgtgactcgaATACTGTCTATTGGTAGGTCATTGCtctaattaattattaatgatttttacgaagaaactgtggtgccttGTTgttagggaaataaaaaaaaaggaaaatctggTATCACACAAGTTTGTAAGGGTCGAATGTTTATACGTTCCGAATGTTTATACTACAGGCTCACAAATctctaaaatgtgattggccaAGGCCAGTAGTATgcaagccaaatttgaaatactgcATGTTAAAATTACGCCAGTTAcgtaaagtgcgaaatttccttgccttgtagtataaacaggaaatagcatggtttcttcggggtatttgggataaataccggctcgtgatatttcaaaactccccaaatatcactCGCCGCCGCGGCAGGtcgtgatattttggtgaattttgaataTCACTctcggtatttatcccaaatacccctagaaacTGTTTCCTATGCTAatctttcgtcagagcgagtcaGACAAAAGACTAACGCTCAAAACCCAACCCTAACCAAGTTTTCTTGCTGCCGTTAGCCAGTCCCAAATACTCGCTTACCCCTGCAAAAGTCCAAATTGTCAAAAGGAGGTAAAGTGATCGCTGGTAGACTTATACGCGCTCGTTTTTCTTAGCgtttgatgttgttttttttttctttcagcccCCATTGTTGGGCATGTGGGTGACGGCAATTTTCATTGCTTCATTCCAATAAAGCCTGGTGACGAGGGGGAGCTGCAAACAGTTaaagacttcaccatgagactGAGCAGGTAAGGGGATGGAAATTAACATAtcatttttgcctgtttttgaTTTAGCGCCAATCGTTGGACATGTGGGAGATGGAAACTTTCACTGCGTTGTACTCTTTGATTCGGGGTGCATAGAGGAAGTAAAGAAGGTGAAAGCATTTATAGACAGACTTTCAAGGTATGGCTCTCCCCACTCCAAAACCGACATTTTTAGACTGGATTATCGTCTTGATCTCAGAGTTTGCGCAATAAGCGATTTCTTCTCCTCTTTGCTGAGAATGCACCGGCGATGCCAGAACTTATTGAGAGATGGACGTCGCATGTTAAGCTCGACTGTAAATGTTGATCCTGGGATTTCTTAGGTTGTGAAtaagtattttgaaaaagtaaGTTGGGTTGCCTGTGGCTATTCTTGGACAAATGATGACCGACAGGCAGACTTAATTATTCTAGACTGTAATTAATTATTACGATTATTCTATTCTGTTCTTTCCCTGTTACTGTAGACGTGCATTAGCCATGGGTGGGACCTGCACAGGGGAACATGGCATTGGCAATGGCAAGCAGGCAATGTTGCCTGAAGAGATCGGTCCGACTGGACTATCAGTCATGAAGGATATCAAATCGTTGTTGGATCCGAATTGGATCATGAATCCAGGAAAAgtgtttttgtaaaaaaaaaaaaaagaaaagaaaagactttGGGGGCCAAGCTTTGGTTGTTGAAAGGACGTGTTTCCAAGAGTATTGGTTAGGCGGTATGAACGTGATCTAATCTAATCCATTTTTGCTTTTGTCAGACAAACGAATTTCAGACTAAGTTTATAGTTAATGCACTTGTAAAGTCAACAAGAAGTGCGGTTGTTGGAGCATTGCGGTATTACCATGTGCTTTTAACGCAGTTCTTCAGCCAATCACTCCGTTCATGAAAATGCATATATAGAGCAATCGAAAAATGCTTTTGACatctaattttttaaaaaaaacccTTCTTTAACGGAACTCAGAATAATGTACGGTAAATGCTCCCAAAAATAGATTTCTctaattttaatttcatttaatcACTTATATTGCGCGCATCCATTAATATGATCATTATATGATCTCATCTCTATCGCGGGAGATAGCGCTGCTACTAAGTACTCATGTTCAATTGCAATTTACACTATTAAAATCGATTAGCATGTTAAATTACGAATTGTTTCCCGAACATGTCTGTCATAAATTGgaattaagtaaaaaaaaaattatttatatacTTAGACAGtgttgttaaaaaaatatcGTGAGCGTCATTTTGCTTCAAAAATTCCCTAAGCATTAACTGCAGCAAGAGTAGGGGTATAGAATGGATTTTGCGAGCATCTGCGAGCATGCGAgcagagtgtttatttttgcgCGCACGAGCATTTaacaagcagttgcaaaaattttgcgagcacgagcatgCGAGCACCCatctaatttttgcgagcaattcgagcaaaggccaaattttgcgagcacttttaaattaaatgagaccattctataccccttaGAGTATTAAGAACCCCTGGTATTATACTTTAGTTTTTCATGATGAATTATCTTTGCAAGCGCTTCTTTCTCTAAATAAAAGACGATCTTCACGTGGTATGCGAGAGTTTCTTCAAGCTCCATGGGGTGTTTACATGATGACACCAGTGGGTCTTTCAATCCGGTTCCGTATTGTCGTTCAGCGTTCGTTTATACGATACTGTCAGGTCTCCCAGCAGGATAAGGCATATGACGTCATTCTGACTCCCAGAACGAACTGGTATTCTCTTTATGGGACTGGTAGCATGTAAAACAAATATATAGGGACCTAATAGACGACCCTGACGATATCCTACCAGAGTAAAAACCCTACCGGTACGGTAACTCCAGTGTTTATAGAAGGAGCTGTACGTTCGGTGGGTGGGGTGGGGGCTGAATCGCGTGGCTTTCGAACAGGAATAGGCCCTTTCTAATTATGTTGATACGTTGGCAAAATACTGCAGTGATATTCTTGACTAAATCGTAAGATGTTCATGGAGTAAACTTTGCATTCGTTACCTGAAGTGTGTCAAGAGTATAATGACTTTTGCTGTTAATGGTTGCCCTTTGAGACAACCAATGGGTGGGTTACGTGGGTGATCCGATGCACGCAGGGTGTCGTTCTTAGTCAAACAGCAAGCCCAGCATGACCAATTTAGCGTATTTTCAGCCATCTGAACCAATACAAACTTTGGCTTTCAAAAATTACAGATTTATGCCAAGgacttaaaaaaatcaaacaatcaaaCCCCGCGAAATATTCATTCAGttctttaattttattatgTGTTGTGATGTTAATTCAACAGGTTCAGTGACCCCCGCATTATGTGTCTTTACAAGGCAGCAAGACGCCCGTAAATGAACCCCTTTCACCATTTGCATCAGCTAGATACTAAACAGAGAAGAGGGCAGTTGTTCATAAACCGAGTTGACTGTGCCATTTAATTGGTTAAATCGCTGTCCACCAGACAGCTCAAGGGGTTTTGGTTGTGTTTCCCTTCTGGGTGGTGCTACTCACAAATTTAGTACTCGCCGAGGAGACTTCTTCAGGCTGGTTTGAACATACAAACTACATTTAGGGTATCAAAATTTAAgacgtgtttgtttgtttttttttttccaaaaatattcCAAAGTGTATGGATTATGCGTAGTTGGGATTTCGAGTTCTCGTATTTTTGTGAACATTTGACGAGTCTAAGGTAAGTAGTAATGCATGCATCTGGCTTTGCCAATTTCGTTCTCATGAAAACGCTATTTGGTGAAACTTTGCTATCCTTACAACTTTAAAAAAGTTGGCCATAAAATGCCAAAGGATGTCACGAAGTTATTATTTACAGCAACATAATACAACGAAAACTTCACAGACAACCAAAATAAACGGGGTGGACGCATGAGTATGTGGGTCACACATGATACATTTACAGTCATTGgcatcctcacagttatgaacgtTACTTCTTGAACACAGCTACGAAAGTGAAGGCTGAAAAAGAATCAGGCCTTTAGCCAACGTTTACCACTGCGACGATTTTCCTTCTAGCGATCTTTCCGCAGTGCACAAGTCCTTTAAACGAAGTCTCAGATTAGTGACACAGTCATTATGTACACAAGTTATAACAGACTTTTGTCGAAAACTGTCACCTTTTGGTAGTTATTGCACTCTGATTGGCTCTTTTAATCTCTGCTGCACGATAATGGTTCTTctataaaatattgaaatcacgCGGATTGTCTTCGATTTTAGAATTAAACATCAGGGTTTAAAATTTCAACCTCGTACACTGTCAGAAACGGAAATTTCACCTAAGTTTCTTCCTAATCGACTCGAATCATAGGAAGCCTGTGATTTGTAGCAAACAGTCGTTGTCAAATTCAGCCGCTGATCTGTGGTCGGTAATGCCAAGTGAAAGTTTCCAAATGGTAAAACGTTTGGCCATCATATTTATCTTGTGTTTAGCAAAGGCTATCTGGCTAGCAGAGACCGTATCAAGGCCTCCACGCTCTCAACAAACAAGTCAGTATATCCAGCCTCTCTGTATGCCTCCGCTAAAAGTTCCATATCCGCACGAAATAACTTCTCCTTATCTTGCTGTCTGTAGTTTTCCAGAAGCGATTTCATATCGTCTATAAATTTCTGATTGTATTCTGGTATTTCCGTTGGTAAAGGTGGCGATGAAATGCGATGTTCTTTGACGATAAATTGAGCAATCGAAATTTCTACAAAAcataacaaacaagaaaaaattaactggaCGCCATAAACTATTCAAGCTGCATATCAAAATTAATCCTCACGAATGGCGCCATATAATTCATTTACCCTTAAAATAATTTCCTCACGCAACGTTCCCTCGGTCTGCCATCTCGACCTCATGAACGAGGCGAAGTTACGATGATCATTTTAGCAAAACTGAAATTGATCTATTTTTGTCACGAGAATTATGTATGCATTTCTTATTACCGAAAAGTTTAGGTCAAATATCAGCTACAAATCTAACAATATTTTATCGGATTACATAATTCCTTTGGCACAACGAAATTTAACAGTTGGGTCGATAAAGCTTTCCGAAGCTTTTCTGGTAAAAACAATCACCCCAAAGCAAGAACAATCTTATAAATAACATCATTTCATTCCCGTCATTTTTAGTGGTCAGTGAGATCCTTGCTTTTTGCCTCATGTGACGCTTTTTAACTTATTGATGGTGACCTcgcttaatttttaatttcattgtaTATTTAGCTCGCATTATAGTTTTTTGAAAGGCTGTTCTTGCTGATTTTTTCTCCAGAAAAGCTTCCGTAAATCTTTATCTACCCGATTGTGACATCtcgttatgcaaattaggaatGGTGTCTCCGATTAATTAAATGTCAAATTCTTTAAATAGCTGATGTCTGAGCGAAACTTTTCGGTCACATTGAAGGTTCGCAACAAGTTGGTTGCATAATTTGTCTTTCCATTAATACACATGTCTCATAAAGAACTTCTTAATTGACAAGTTCATCTATGAAAAACCAAACACTCTGATTTCTTGTAATTACACCACACTTGAAAGCCACCTGTGACCTAACACTGCAAAGTGGATAAATATTCTAATTTTGTATGATATGTAGATAGTTCGATtctaatgaaacaaaaggaaagcatAACACGACAGTCCTCTATTGCTAACATACTCACTTCTTAGAAGTCTCTCTCTTGCATCTTTGCTCCCTCGAAGCGTAGTTCCTATCTCTCCTCTCAGCTCAGTCACTAAGCCTTGAAGTTTACTGTTAAAATCCAACGTTGCTGAAAGAACTGTTCACACGAACAGAAAATTAGAAACTGAATTTTTAAAGCCACTGCGGATCGAAACTGTTTCAAAGTTGGCTGAAAGTGCAAGTCACTCAGGCCAAACGCCATGCACTGTTTTggggacaattattattattagtgacTTAACATAGAGTTGACTTGAAACAATAACCCTTGAAACACCAGCTTTGAAATCTTCCTAAGTGCCTAATTTGACACTTATCAACACATTTGATTCCAAAACTAATGtatatttcttttttgatgGAGTTCCAGGAATGTCACTGAGGCACTAGCCTAAatgtttacaaaaattaatcCTAATTGAGGTCACTTCATTATCTAAGTGTGAGTGGGAAATAATGGCTTGGCAGTGCAGAAAATTGAGACTCTAAAACCAGAGTGAAGCACAACACTGCCTCTTCAAAGAGGCTGGTTCATCGTTCCTTCCTCTTCTCTTGCGTTCCATAATGTGTTATGGCTGCACACAGCCATTGTTCTTTCCAAATGTTAAATGATAATCATCGATAGGCCTACCTGATTTGTCAAACCACATACACTTTGAATCAGGGACATTTGCCACCATAGATAAAGTCTCAGAAGAGCATTTTCCATTGAAACCCAAGTGAGGAAGTTTGTCGTTTACCAAATGACAGCTGGAGCCATTTTTAATCCcattgcttcttttaaatctTGTTCCCATTAAACAGACAGGGCAGGTTTCTACCACAACATTAATAATGCTCTTGTCGATTCCAAAGTCTCTATGTCCAACAGTGTATTTTTGTTGCACctagaagagaaaagaaaatgttaccaGCTATATTTGCTTCCTAGTTAATTATGTTAATTATGAGAGTGACAATTACATAAAGTACTTTCTCAAACAGCTTGGTTCTGTACAACCTTGATTTCAACGGCTCCCACTATTAATGGTGGTACACAAACTTTCGTGACCCCTTCCTCTCTATTTTTGGAAATACACATACACCTGATGATGGTTGCTCAATAAATGATAGAGGTGAATAAAAACCAACACAACTCATGGAGCATTAGGTTTTCAAACCACAGAGACCTGgttaattttcatgtttttatcTGAAAATGTCAATCTAATATGAAACATGAATCATGTACACCATATTTTGATATTGTGTGATGGTCTCCAAAGTAAAAGGACATTAAAGGGTGCAAGATTTGctaaataaatataaatgaaGTATATCACATACTTATTCTCACCGGTTATTGCCTTGAAGACAATAT belongs to Acropora muricata isolate sample 2 chromosome 9, ASM3666990v1, whole genome shotgun sequence and includes:
- the LOC136930164 gene encoding uncharacterized protein produces the protein MDDTLAEVADEKTIKRRNHAGPLPRAIYDLFLNCLRVRSSATLPRWRCQWPSGPELKAAGFPKPKGGITRREKFKNWAERMDVRFDSEENRDVLVYRRTGKIIVPIEEFEAVIKKVHSEGHGDAKKTFSLVQQKYTVGHRDFGIDKSIINVVVETCPVCLMGTRFKRSNGIKNGSSCHLVNDKLPHLGFNGKCSSETLSMVANVPDSKCMWFDKSVLSATLDFNSKLQGLVTELRGEIGTTLRGSKDARERLLRKISIAQFIVKEHRISSPPLPTEIPEYNQKFIDDMKSLLENYRQQDKEKLFRADMELLAEAYREAGYTDLFVESVEALIRSLLAR